The genomic stretch CCAGACATTATGTGACCCTAGTATTCCTAGCCAAATTAAAGCGCTTTTGTCTCCAAATAGTTTGAAGTTGTTCAAGAAGACATGCTTTGGTTATTTACTGTCATTTCCCAATTTATGCATACAAAATCAAGCTATTCATCTTCTTATGAAGTATGAATTGAATCATCCGATGCTTCCTATTTTTCAGTTGAGTTAAAAGGTGAGAGGTTAAATTTTGGATTGAGAGAGTTTGCAGTAATAACTGGTCTTAGATGTCATACTGAGGTGACAGACTTTGGTTACACTCCTAATTATGTCAGTAAGATAATGAGAAGTTACTTTCCAAACAAGGTAAAAGTGGAGAAGACATACCTAAAACAGATAGTAACCAACAAAAGCTGGGTCAATTATGAGGATGCAGTAAAGTTATGTATTCTATATTTCATAGAATTCTTCATTTGTCCTTCAGAGAGAGACCATATTGGGTTGGTAGATCATTTTAGGTTTTATTTGGTGGAATCCGATCAGTACGAGTCATTTCCATGGGGTATTCAGTCTTATAGACAGTTGATTGAATCAGTTAGGCACAGGCTAAATCCTTTCGTTCATTGTTATCTCATTCGAGGATTCCCACTAGCCATGCAAGTATGGTTGTATGAGTGTTGCTCCTCCGTCAACATTGATATAGCTACAAGGATTTCTAATTCAATCCCTCGCATACTAAACTGGTCAGCTACTAAGGGTCAGATTTGGTTAGCTGCAATTGAAGACAAAATGATCAAGCCTGAATGGATGAAGGTAAATGGTCTTTATTTATGataatacaatttatctacaaaatatctacaatttgTATACATATTCTGCCTTAAACAAGctaatttatttttttcatcaTTCAGTTCACCAACATAAATGAATCACCTGAAGAGCTTTCAGTGATGTCTTTGCCTGATAAAGTTGAGTACATAATTGAAGAGGTTGAACATGTTTCTGAGAATCCAAAAGTTGATGCTCCTCCATTGGAACCCAAAGAATCAAttggaaaagaggaaaaagagttTATTCTTCGTAAAATAAGAAAGTTAATAAGAGGTGTTGAGAAGGTAACATGTAGTCCTAAAAAGCATTGTGATGTatatataatagtgtatatgttTTTAATGTATTTTAAGACATATTTCTGAAGTTAagtatgtatttttttttaattatgtagGTCGATGAAAAGCTTGAAGATTTTAGGAAAGATGTATTTAAAGAACTAGGTAGCCTTTGAGACCTAATAAAGGATTCAGTCAAGACTATTTTGCAGGAGATAAACAGTCCAAATGATCAAGTTGATGCAAAGGTAACATTTGAATTTTAATCATATTAACAAAACTATTTATGGCACCTCTAAAACATATATCTTAACTAATATAAAACTTACAGTTTGCTGGGAGTTCAACCAAAAATACTGACCAACCAAAAGATAAGAACAATCAGCAATTTCAGTTCAATAATGATAAACCAGTGCAGGTCTGCCCCAACAAAATAGGTATCTACAATATATCTCCAGTTTATCTacaattatctacaaaatatctacaaaataactacaagtTATCTACAACATAACTACAACTTGTCTAcattatatatacataatatatacaATTAAATCCAGCATATTGGCATAGCTCTACAGATTTATGTAGATATTATGACACACCTTCATATCTTCATAAATTGTCAAGCCAATACTATCCAGTATGATTTAACATTTTTAATGAAAAAAACAGAGCATGTTGAATGTGCACTTGGTGAAGAAAATCATCCAGCACATGTTGATTTATATACACATTTTGAAGGGGCGGTTGATGAAGAGAATGCAGGTATGAAATCATTTTCAGagatattttctttatgttttaatATTTTTACCATTCtattaagttatatatatatggTGTTACAAAGAGGGAAGATATGCATGCACAATATCCAATTCACGGAGTGACAGTAGCAGCTCAAAGAGAACAGCGGAATCCGGAAGATGACAATGTAGGTGAAGAGGTAGAGTATGTGAATATAGGTGATTCAGAAGAATCCAGAGGTGAGAAGAAGGAGGTTACACTTGATGATTCCGAGCTGCTTGATAACTTCTCCCAGTTGGTTAAGTTTGGCGAGCTTATACAAGATGAAACAACACCCGTGCATCAAGGTAGAACAAGGTAGCTGGGAAAGCATGCCCGATCACCATTTCTCCCTTTATACAGTTCTGGTGGCAGCACCTCGGTTGGACCTCAAATGTTTCACCTCAAGCACCCATTTACTAGTGTTATTGGTCAAAATGTAGGCCCTGAGTTGTTGGATCAATTCCACAAGTGGTTATACCACGGTACCGACACAAGTCCAAAGAGGTTAGGTTGCACAATTTGATACTTTTATTCCAGTATTCATCTTTTACACATCTACTTCattcaacaattttattttaatttctatttGTTTATATAGGAGGAAGGCTCCGTATTCTATAAGGACAACCAAATTAAGCCATGGTTGGATCTTGGAGTTGAAAAGGTTGACAAGAAGGAGTGGTTATTTTCCCTGGCACACCCAGGACAAGTTCTCAATGACTCGATAAGATTCAATGTATTTGATTTGTAGattttttgtagataatttgtagatagcTTGTATTCTGAATGATAGATgctttgtattctgattgtatatgaattgtagttattttgtagttttATGTAGAATATTTGAAGATAACATGTAGaataaatgtaatatattttTGTTGCAGCACATTAATGTTATAATGTATTACTTGAGAAAAAGAGACAAGTATGGCCCCCACAACAAGACCAGGTTTACTACAATAGATTGTGTGTTCAAGACTAGGATTGATCAGATTTATGAAAAGTTCCAAAATTCTTCTCAAGAAAAGAAGTTTTCTGTTGTCAAACCCCAGGATGTTGTAGCAGAATATATATATCGGGGTATATACTACTCGCAAATGTTGCATGGGATGAAGTTGATTATGTCATCATGCCCGTCAACATTGTAGAAAAATTTCACTAGGTGTTGGTTATTTTTAACATTGCAGAAAGGTGTCTTTATGCGTATGATTCCATGGTCTCTTCATACAATCACCCTATTGTTGAATCTTGTGTTGACAAGTTTTCTATTATTATCCCTTTGTATTTGTCATGCACCGGGTTTTATGGGAAGCGTAAAgacatcaacttcaagaatacAAAAGCATACACTGAGAAAGTTGTTACCGACCCTCTTAACATTCAGTGGATCGTCGGAGAGATACCACAGCAAAAAGAAGGATCACTGTAACAAAAATCTTCTTTATTTCTATACATTTAACCTTTTTTCTGATGGCTTGGTAAATATTGACATTTTTTAATCTTTTGTagcgattgtggtgtatttgttgCTGCCTTTGCAGAGTATGTTagtattggagaattatcaattcCGCCAGAAGACCTTTCTGATATTGACCAACACCATAAATGCTATAGAGCGCTACTTTGGGACTATGCTAGAAAGAAGCAGGAGCATGGGGCAATTAGTGATAGTGAGGTGACAGACAAATTGGCAAGGAGGAAAGGTGCACCAGCTTTGAATGAGAAAATACGAGTCCAGGGGAAAAAGAAGTAGTTGTAATATTTTGTATGGAACATGTAGTACAATTGTCTAGTTGATGCTAGTTTATAAGAAAGATGGTAGACAAGTTTTTGAACAATTTATTCTGTTTTAATTGTAGCAAACTTGCGCTACAATTATTGTAgcctttgtttcttttttcttatccAGTATTGTAGTTCAAATGGAAACATTTTGTTGGGtttatattcacttgttgaatctTTATAGTACTTGATCTTCATTATTTTTAGCATATAAATCCTTTCCAACTGAATTTTTATACAGTTATTCTGTCAACAAAAAAATATGTAGTTATTTTGTTGGTTTTTTGTAGATAATGTGTAAAAATTAGTAACTAAACATTTTGTTGCTTTTAAATTCAATTTGTTGAATGTATAAAGTACCTCATCTACATTATTTTCACCATATAGCTTCTTTCTATCTGAATTTTAATCTAGCTATTATGTCAGCTACAAATATTGTAGATTTTTTGTAGTTatatttgtagataatttgtagattaTATTTAATAGtgtgttttgtttcttttatatttattttttgaatgTAAACAATACTCCATCtacaatatttttagtttttaacTACTTTCCTACTGATTTATAATGTATATACTCTGTAAATTTCAGATAGTGTATTTTTTTGTAGTTTTATTGTAGATAAACTGCAAAAATATTGACAACTATGTAAAGGATTCCATAGATAGTAAAAAAATTCTAGATTATATATACAGAAACCATTCATAAACAAATCAATCTATGAAAGTATTGTCTCAATACAGAAAAATCCTAACTAACTACATTATGATCTTAAAAAACACCAACAATTACACATCAAAATCTGTTATCCAGAACTAACCAacaattttattaaatattctgTTAACTACataaaattttatttctttttgggtgcattcttgcaagatcttttgttatgcccttctCCTCCGCAGTTGCTGCATGAAACCTTATACTTCTTTGAATTTATTTCATCATatgttttgtatctttcttttcgAGGTCTTCCTGGCTGCCTTTTCCCTCCTTTAGGTGGATTTACTACTTCTTCAGTTATATGTTGTGGCACATTCCATTTGCTTTCATTAGGCTGGGGATTTACTGATATTTCATAAGTACGCAAGAGGTTTGCCCTTGTGTAATAAGGAGAACAATATTGTTCAAAGACTCATCCCTGTGTCTTAAAGCAGCCAAAACATGTGGATAAGGTAGTTCATCAAGCTGGAATTGCCCACAACTACATCTCTTGTTTTCAAGACAAATATTATAGCACCTCACACCATCTATTACTGTATGGATGTTGTCTATTGAAGCCCTCACCTACGAGTATATTACAAACAAAAAAGCAATTCATATATGGTTAAAATCAAACTATATACAAAATATCTACATTATCGTTGTTTAAATTAATTTGATTCAATAAATAATCAGATCTTACTCTAAGCTTGTGCGACAATGTTCTGTTGTCATCCAACTCTTTGTTGAATTTGTACCCAAGGTATGTGAATGTACCCTTTGCTTTCAATAACTTTTCTTTCGTCCAACATTCAAGAAGGGTCCTCATATACTCTAATAGCTTTACTATCGGCAGCTCTCTTGCATATTTTGTTACAGCATTCAACGACTCTGCAATGTTTGATGTCATAGTCCAAGTTCTATTCACCGTAGCATGTACTCGAGACTatctatgatagccaatatcGTATAGGTATGCTTTAACACGGGGGTCAATCTCCTCAATCTTtgacatcctttcattaaatttATCAAGGGTGTATGATCGTGCCGTGGAAAAGTATAATTCACTTAACTTAAGATGTCCCTTCTTGAACTTTGCCCGTATAttttgttacgccccgcaatattacgtcaatgatgttacgcttcgcagtattaaattacgatgatgttgtaccctgtagtattgtacgttgaatttgtcgtaaggaaatgtacatcagtccaaggaaaagattatttggaggttataagtcttatgttatttcaaacaaatgacaagtaaattcgtgaaggtgcgagggtaagcaaatcgaagaaaacgaattttgtcaaagtttggcatgctagggtaaaatacggcccgagctaaattacccggtatttatggactagtaccacaCAAGGTGTCACATGACCATAaaagtaaggtgtataaggtatatgaaaagtgagtaatattttaagtaaatgtgaataattcttaattttacgggtaattaattaccaggtaacgggACATTGCCTAATTAAATGGGGATAAATTTGGATAAGATATATCCAAACACGTGGCAGCAAGGTCATATACAAAATGGTGACTCTTGATCAAGTCTTATTAAGTGGAAAATTGGGCACATTTCCCAACACTAACATATCAATTTTCTAGTTTACTTTTAGTAAAAGAATTAACAAAGATATGACAAAACCCATGTTCAGAAAACGTCTCCAACTTCAATTGAACTTGAAGAGTTCCTTAGGCTCCTACTTAACGTTCCAATGGAAACTTCATACGTAAAATATCACAAATTTTTGGTGATCAAAATAACCACACATTACAAAGATTACTACACGGTCAGATGAGCAGTAACACACGAAGATATCTTGTCATTTTTCAATTCAGTTTGGTTAAGCTCTTTGGAAAATGCATACTTATGGGTCACTGGCTGGAAGCCATCAATGGCCTTTCGCCTAGTTGTTTCTAATTCTGAGTTGGGTGATGaacgggtatgttaaggctatcccttttttcttttggcatgatccatacgatacgaacgaagcatgcaaatgcacaaattccataagtgactctattcataaaagtattagaaatatctatgttctttaattttcatgtgtcataatattttatcatctgttcatgggtctcagaaaaatacaaaagttgaaaagagtttactttatgatattgctcagaggaaaaatggtcttatgacattccgaatgattttattaacgtacttttcatgcattgcattcatgtgcattgacccatgaccagatagcgttatatacacatatatatgtaaatatatgtatattggaTATGGGAAGTGGTTATGGcgctatatacgcaccaccacctgatcagctgctatatgatgatgatgtttcccacagttgctgaaatatgattcaaacaacgttatatacgcatatatatgtatgtactcaaacgacgttatatatatgtatatatatgtatatgggatatgggaaaggttatggcattatatacgcaccaccacctgatagctggtatacaatgatgattttgcttacagtggccgatatgatatgatgggatgccctcagaggctgataatattatgaaacatgtacctatgcacgacatgacattcatacgcagatgcatgacgctaaaagtattttatgatttacaaagttattcagacttacaggttgagtcatgtactctatatttcttccatgtctcttatgtacttatttatgtgccttacatactcggtacattattcgtactgacgtcccttttgcttggggatgctgcgtttcatgcccgcaggtcccgataaacaagtcgagagccctccaagtaggctatcagctcagcggaagatgttggtgcgcttcatttgcttcgaagttgcttatttggttagtatgatttagacgtgtattgtgtggtatggcgggactctatcccgacctatatgacatttatgtactcttagaggctagttgacatatgtcttgtacgtgaaagaatgtacggccttgtcggcctatgttttgagtttataaaagatcatgttgccctattaggcccgtatgtcatgtgtatatgataatgtaataagaaagatatgttacgttggtactcggttgagtaaggtaccgagtgcccgtcgcggcccatcggtttgggtcgtgacaaaagtggtatcagagcagttctgtcctagggagtctataagccgtgtctagtagagtcttgtttatgggtgtgtcgtgcaccacacttataagcaggaggctacaaggcatttaggactgtcactctttcttctttctctagatcgtgtggtagagctcagttgtaagaactcaatttcctaaactctaccTTATTCATATTACGACGATTCCTACATCCAGAAAGGCAGGTGGTAAGATATATAGCTAT from Nicotiana sylvestris chromosome 12, ASM39365v2, whole genome shotgun sequence encodes the following:
- the LOC138883496 gene encoding uncharacterized protein — protein: MTSNIAESLNAVTKYARELPIVKLLEYMRTLLECWTKEKLLKAKGTFTYLGYKFNKELDDNRTLSHKLRVRASIDNIHTVIDGVRCYNICLENKRCSCGQFQLDELPYPHVLAALRHRDESLNNIVLLITQGQTSCVLMKYQ